The following proteins are co-located in the Candidatus Poribacteria bacterium genome:
- a CDS encoding ABC transporter substrate-binding protein: MNRSRVAKFAFVLTIVALIVGVSACDQVQQLLLPTPPDREDVSVEIPIGLVYPATGRLADFALPIRRGFELALEEINNSQLGDLSLKFIDVDDQSTIEGAVEAYNELIQAGVPVIFGPTTSGQAEAAFPIAAQNEVVAFSSSSNATGLSALGDFIFRAGLTTDILLPGGVRATHAKLGYQRVAIIYDETDSYSIDSYEKFRDALTEIGVEILTTETFQSTGIPQNDNIDFSDQLTRIKAANPETIFIAAQLPEQTGILIQGRQLGIPTTVPFITSLINDVENAGAAAEGTISFAGWINTADTPGNQAFVQKYRAAYASEPNAWTAQSYAAVYIVVAAIAEAQSTDPTAIRDALVNTKNFDTVLGAFSFNAVGDAVYDPIVQIVENGEFQIFE, from the coding sequence TTGAATAGAAGTAGAGTTGCCAAATTTGCGTTTGTCTTGACGATTGTCGCACTGATTGTAGGAGTTTCCGCCTGTGACCAAGTTCAGCAACTTCTCCTCCCCACTCCACCTGATAGGGAAGATGTGAGCGTAGAGATTCCCATCGGTCTGGTCTATCCTGCGACCGGACGGCTTGCCGATTTTGCCCTACCGATACGACGTGGCTTTGAACTGGCTCTTGAGGAGATAAATAACTCACAACTCGGCGATCTAAGCCTCAAGTTCATCGACGTGGACGATCAGAGCACCATTGAGGGTGCCGTTGAAGCGTATAATGAACTGATTCAAGCAGGCGTGCCTGTTATCTTTGGCCCCACAACTTCAGGTCAAGCGGAAGCGGCGTTTCCAATTGCGGCACAGAACGAGGTTGTGGCTTTCAGCTCCTCTTCAAATGCCACAGGTCTAAGTGCACTTGGCGATTTTATCTTCCGCGCCGGACTCACTACAGATATCCTGCTCCCCGGTGGTGTCAGGGCAACACACGCGAAACTCGGTTATCAACGGGTAGCAATCATATATGATGAAACTGATTCTTACTCCATAGATAGCTATGAAAAGTTCAGGGACGCGCTTACTGAGATCGGTGTCGAAATTCTGACCACGGAAACCTTCCAAAGCACAGGAATCCCCCAAAACGACAATATCGATTTTTCTGATCAATTGACTCGGATAAAAGCGGCAAATCCCGAAACCATCTTTATCGCGGCTCAACTTCCGGAGCAGACTGGGATTTTGATTCAAGGACGCCAGCTTGGGATTCCTACCACCGTTCCCTTTATCACTAGCCTGATAAACGATGTGGAAAACGCAGGAGCTGCCGCTGAAGGTACAATCTCCTTTGCAGGTTGGATAAATACGGCTGATACACCGGGAAATCAAGCCTTCGTCCAGAAGTACCGAGCAGCGTATGCGAGTGAGCCGAACGCTTGGACCGCGCAATCGTACGCTGCTGTCTATATCGTCGTTGCAGCGATCGCGGAAGCCCAATCTACTGATCCAACTGCGATTCGAGATGCACTAGTGAACACCAAAAATTTTGACACTGTTCTAGGGGCGTTTTCTTTTAATGCCGTCGGGGATGCGGTTTATGATCCGATTGTACAGATTGTCGAAAACGGTGAATTTCAGATTTTTGAGTAG
- a CDS encoding ABC transporter substrate-binding protein, whose amino-acid sequence MNIRKITTFTFVLAVALVIVGFSACDQIQQLLVPAPPQMEGLSGELPVGVVLSITGRFASTFGRSIGNGFELALEDINNSQPGGRSIKFIIEDDQSTVEGAVEAYNKLIHQDGVPVILGPATSSATEAVFPIAQENRVVAFSPTSAARGLSAIGDFVFRAALTTDLLIPIGIETTSAKLGYKKAATMYDENDVFSTDSDQAVREAFAANGVEVLITETFQGGNTDFSDQLTRIRDANPDIIFISSLSPEKPGILMQGRQVGIPYSVPFVMRTLTIADVHAAGEAAEGAITFVGWASTADTPGNHAFVQNYSAKYGVEPDNYAARSYAALHILAEAIANAQSTDSTAIRDALANITDFDTVFGKFSFNAVGDAIYDPKILIVVNGQLEIFE is encoded by the coding sequence ATGAATATTAGAAAAATCACAACATTTACGTTTGTACTGGCGGTTGCCCTTGTAATTGTGGGATTTTCCGCCTGTGACCAAATCCAGCAACTTTTGGTCCCTGCTCCACCTCAGATGGAAGGGCTCAGTGGAGAGCTTCCCGTCGGCGTCGTCTTATCTATCACAGGGCGATTCGCTTCCACATTTGGCAGATCAATAGGCAATGGCTTTGAACTTGCCCTTGAAGATATTAACAATTCACAACCCGGTGGTAGGAGTATTAAGTTCATCATTGAAGACGACCAGAGCACCGTTGAAGGTGCCGTCGAAGCCTACAATAAATTGATTCATCAAGATGGCGTACCTGTTATCCTCGGACCCGCCACCTCAAGTGCAACCGAGGCGGTGTTTCCAATAGCGCAAGAAAATCGGGTCGTGGCATTTAGCCCCACCTCCGCCGCCCGTGGCCTGAGCGCGATTGGCGATTTTGTCTTTCGTGCTGCGCTTACCACAGATCTGCTGATTCCGATCGGTATTGAGACAACTTCTGCAAAACTCGGCTATAAAAAAGCAGCAACAATGTATGATGAAAACGATGTCTTTTCCACGGATAGTGATCAGGCGGTGAGGGAAGCATTCGCTGCGAACGGTGTTGAAGTGTTGATCACAGAAACTTTCCAAGGTGGCAATACCGACTTTTCCGACCAATTAACTCGGATTAGGGATGCAAATCCCGATATTATCTTTATCTCCTCTTTATCGCCGGAAAAGCCCGGGATCCTGATGCAAGGTCGCCAAGTCGGTATCCCCTACTCGGTGCCGTTTGTTATGCGCACGTTGACCATAGCCGATGTGCACGCTGCGGGTGAGGCTGCCGAGGGGGCGATTACTTTTGTTGGTTGGGCAAGCACTGCTGACACACCGGGAAATCACGCTTTCGTCCAGAATTATAGCGCGAAATACGGAGTGGAGCCGGACAACTACGCAGCACGGTCGTATGCCGCTCTCCATATTCTGGCTGAAGCAATTGCCAATGCTCAATCCACTGATTCAACCGCAATTCGAGACGCGTTGGCAAATATCACAGATTTCGACACCGTTTTTGGAAAATTCTCTTTTAACGCGGTTGGAGACGCCATTTACGATCCGAAGATATTGATTGTGGTAAATGGTCAATTAGAAATCTTCGAGTAA